Genomic segment of Hirundo rustica isolate bHirRus1 chromosome 6, bHirRus1.pri.v3, whole genome shotgun sequence:
TCCAAATCCCCCTTGCCCCCCGGTTCGAACGCATCCCGCTCATCCCAGCCCTCCTGTCGCGTCCCCCTTCCCGCTCTGCCCGAGCCGGgcattcccagcacagcccgggCGGTGCCACCGTCACCGCTGGGCGCCCGCAACGCGCCGGCACCGCCGAGGGCACGCCAGGGCAGGGACGGGGAACCTCCGGGTGAGTCGGTGACGCCGGCGGCGAGGGCGAGGCGGATGCCCGAGCCCATGACGGGATCACGGGCCCAAGGGAGGGTTCCCGGGAGCCGCCCTGCGCCCGGGGGGACGATGAGGCATTTCCGTGACCTCCGgcgtgggagcagctgggcacGGAGTGGATatcccggggtggggggggggtgggtcgGAGACTCACGTAGGTGCCGGCGAGGGTGCGGAGCTGGTGCTCCAGGTAGCGGGTCAGGTCGTAGGTCTGCTGGATGGACTGGCCGGCGCCCAGCTCCTCGGAGCAGTTCAGCGCCGGCAGCGCCGGCAGGTTGCAAAGCGCGGCGCACAGGAAGGTGAAGATCCCCCAAGAGTCACCTGTGGGGGGACACACAGCACCTCAGGGGGGAGGTGGTGACAGGGAGACTCCGTCTCCGTTGGGTGTGGCGCTGAGCCGGCAGAGTACCCCTGAGCCGCCCGTCGGGAAACCGAGGCACCGGAGGTGGGGAGGGTGGGGACCCCCTCGCCTCACCTCAGCTCCCTCCCCGGAGCAGCAGGGACCCCCCATCTCCGCGCGGTGACCCCTCGGCTCCCCTCCGAGCGCTCCCGCCCGCGGCTGCACCAACAATCCTTTATATGGTCTGgagcagcgcggccgcggcatTCCCGCCGGGACACACGCCTGGGATATATTTGGGCACCGCCAACGCCGGAGCGGGCCGGGCACCCGGCGGGGACCCCCGCCGAGGGGCCACCGGGAGCGCGGGGAAGGGGGGCGGGACGCGGCTCCGAGGAGCGGCCGGGGCGCGGGGTGACATTTGCGGAGGCACCGGAAAGCGCCGGCGGGGTCCCCGTCATCGGCCTGACGTCAGGGCGGCCCCgggagcgcggccccgccggccgccgGCCGCGCAAAGGTCACGGCCCGCGGCCAGGACGCTCCCCGGCCAGCTGGCACCCCCGGCCGGCCGCGGTCGGCCCTTCCCGGCAGCTCCTCCCGGGAAAGACCGGCCGCTGGCACGGCTCGGCACCGCGGGGCTCCTGCTGCGGGAAgccccccgcggccccgcgcgTCACCGCTCCCCGTCACCGGCCGCCGGTGACGCACGACGGTCCTCGGGGACGCCGCGGCTCCGGCCACCAGGGCCCCGGCGCCCTGGGTGTCCTGCCCTGAGTGTCCTGCAAACGGCAAGCCTCGCTGAGAGAGCCCCGCGGGCGTGCAGGACGCTGTCACACCCGGGATGCGCCCCGGAGGCATGCAAGGACGCTGGTGGCACCTCCGGGGCGCGTCCAGGACACACCTGGGACGCGCCACACGGGCATGGGGACCGCCACGCTTTGCAGGCGTGTGACACCGTGTACGTGCGACACCGTGCACGTGTGACACCGTGTACCTGTGACACCGTGTACGTGCGACACCGTGCACGTGCGTGACGCAGCACACCCACGAGGACCCCAGTCCGGCCGTGTCACCTGCCACGCGAACGCGTGACGCGCACACCAGCCCACGGGACGCGCCGGGAGAGTGTGCGTTGTGCCGTGTGCGTTGCCCCACGCAGGGGACGCCTGTGACACGCCGCCCCGTGCGACGCCGCACGCCCCCCGCGCCCTCCGCGCCCGTGCGTGGCAGCCCCGGCCGGCCCCGGCTTGCCCGGTGCCCCGCGGTGGGCACGTGCCGCCGCTTGCCCGCGTTCCGGTGCGTTCCGGCGCGTTCCGGCGCGTGGAGCGTGCGGCCGGCCCCGCGTGCGTGCGAGCAggggccgggggggccggggaggggggggccGCGGTGACTCACACCACGCAAACCACCCCCCCTTCCCAGTGTTTGCTTTGGCCGGACCCTCGCCCACCGCCGGCTCGGGTTTCCAGGCGGGATTTACACCCGCCCCGGCCTGGCCGGTGCCAAACCAAACACAGCCGGGGAGCGGGATGAGGGGGAGATGGCAGGGATGTGAGATTGGGACGAAGCCACCATGGCTCCTGGGCAGGTGGCCCAGACGTGAGGATGACGGAGGAAGGGGATGGAGGTCTGAGAGACGGGAATGGTGGGATGCGCAGAACGGATGGCACCGGGCCGCAGTCACCGTGACGCGGTGACAGTGGCGACCCCGGCACAGCGGGGACGGTGGCCgtgacacagcagtgacagtgacaccgCACAGTAACGAGGGTGACCgtgacacagcagtgacagtgaccGTGACACAGCAGTGACGGTGACCGTGGCACAGCGGTGACAAACGGCCCAGCCACGACGGGTGCCCCCGCTGTCCCCTTCCCGCCCCCATCCCAGCGGCCGGTGCCGGGCACCCAGCGGCACAGACAGCGGAGGAGGGAGGCTCCAGCCGGCACAGCTGGATCCCGGTGACGTCGGAGAGGAAGAGCCCGAGGGTTTCAAAACCGGCCCTGGAGCTCGGCCAGGATGCTCCCAGCCCACGTAAGCAGCTCATGGCGTGCCTGCCCAGGGTCACCCGCTGGGCCCTGGGGACGCCCGAGGAGCCGGGGTGATGGGAGGCCATGGGAGCGGGCACCCCCTGCTCTGCCAACAGCACCCCGGGACACCCATGCCGGGCCCACCGGCACACGCGGCAGCGGGGACGTGGCTCGCCCGCCTTTGGGGCGACACCCGGGACCCCTGGCCTGCCCCCTGCCCAGTGGCGCAGGCGGCAGTGCCGGCCAGAACTCCCTGCCAGCGGCCGAGGCGGGAATTCAGCCACGGAGACGGTGAGCTGTTCCCTGGGCATGCTGTGGGCAGAGCCGCCGAGGGCCCAGCGACCGCAGCCCGCCCAGAGCCGCTTTCCCGAAACCCCGGGGGTGGGGGCGGCAGCCGGGAAGGGGAGACCCCCTGGCCCCGGAGCCCCTGGCAGAGGACGGAGCCGAGCCGGCCCCCGACGCCGCAGCGGGAGCTGCCCTATCTGATGGGCCGGCGTCCAGCGGCGAACAGAGCCCCGTCCCAGCCCGCAGCCCCATTCCTGGGGCCGGCACGGGAGGTCTCGCGGTGGCCAGGCATGATTGTGGCGCTGAGGACAAagcagccctgtccccactACCCCAGCCACTGTCCCGGCCACCAGATCAGCACCACTTAACCCTCCACGGGACGTTTCCCGGCCCGATGTGGGAGCCAGCTCCGAGGGGCTTGGAGAGGGTCATACCCAAGGGCTCATGGACAGACGGCCTCTGTGTCCCCACACTGCTGGCATTTAACCCCACTACGTCTGGGGAGGTGACACCACAGCGTAGCAGCGTCCCCGTGGAGCCACGGTGGGGACACGAGGATGCTCACGCTCCACACCCATATATCACGGACACGGCACTTGCCGAGCTCCAGCAGGAAGAGCACGTGTGCCCTTGCTCCCCGACAGCCACCGCAGTGGggtccccatcccatccatcccgtTCTACCACAcgccatcccatccatcccatccatcccaggGCGAGGCCGCCGTGCCAGGAGCGGGTGGTGGCGCGGGGGGCGCGTGGCCCCGCGTCCCCCCCGGTGCCGGCCGTGCCTGCGCTCGCGGCGCTGAGTGTTTACCATCCTGTCTCCTCCGTGTGTTTATAAATGCCGGCCGCGCACGGGAGACTCCAGCGAGGGCCGTATTAGCTGGGCCTGGATTTCCatccggctccggctccggctccaGCCAGC
This window contains:
- the CLCF1 gene encoding cardiotrophin-like cytokine factor 1, with the protein product MASHHPGSSGVPRAQRVTLGRHAMSCLRGLGASWPSSRAGFETLGLFLSDVTGIQLCRLEPPSSAVCAAGCVLDAPRRCHQRPCMPPGRIPGVTASCTPAGLSQRGLPFAGHSGQDTQGAGALVAGAAASPRTVVRHRRPVTGSGAVCPPTGDSWGIFTFLCAALCNLPALPALNCSEELGAGQSIQQTYDLTRYLEHQLRTLAGTYLNYLGPPFNEPDFNPPRLARAERVPSATVDLDLWRGLTDNARLAANYRAYSRLLCYLRVLDGQVGTAELRHRLAHFCASLQGLVLSIGGVMSSLGYPLPAGPAGPPAPPGAPAAPNDFLKKMDDFWLLKELQTWLWRSAKDFNRLKKKVPPAVVTLRLEARGF